A single window of Coffea eugenioides isolate CCC68of chromosome 7, Ceug_1.0, whole genome shotgun sequence DNA harbors:
- the LOC113778227 gene encoding splicing factor 3B subunit 6-like protein — MATISLRKGNTRLPPEVNRVLYVRNLPFNITSEEMYDIFGKYGAIRQIRIGTNKDTRGTAFVVYEDIYDAKTAVDHLSGFNVANRYLIVLYYQQAKMSKKFDQKKKEEEIIKLQEKYGVGLAAKDK; from the coding sequence ATGGCGACAATCAGCTTAAGGAAGGGCAACACAAGGCTTCCACCAGAGGTGAACAGAGTTCTCTACGTCCGAAACCTTCCGTTCAACATCACCAGCGAGGAAATGTACGATATATTCGGGAAATACGGCGCCATCCGGCAGATTCGAATCGGCACGAACAAGGATACTCGCGGCACCGCTTTCGTTGTTTATGAAGATATCTATGATGCTAAAACCGCCGTCGACCACTTGTCTGGCTTCAATGTCGCCAACAGATACCTCATCGTTCTCTACTATCAGCAAGCTAAGATGAGCAAGAAGTTTGatcagaagaagaaagaagaagagattATTAAGTTGCAAGAGAAGTATGGGGTTGGTCTGGCCGCTAAAGATAAGTAG